The Bombus huntii isolate Logan2020A chromosome 6, iyBomHunt1.1, whole genome shotgun sequence genome window below encodes:
- the LOC126866287 gene encoding uncharacterized protein LOC126866287 has translation MGGVQSGTHTLGEALWVQERQRQKCHREGGRHEANSAQSTQDRRKLLKRTRSLAVISEDESRHDREAHHFRLGQSTFDLPRRHQLIPRAKLIDRNSLKDRLCKSQQHLSDSYERFNEAKSYHSRSACGLHSIPSGLPSFPDPLHYTRGNRTDPDRLNILDWPESPRRYRSVQSLDTVSDLVDIVEDGWPIEGNRSIDCIYTQVKRKRKEHRSLDSILFEDDGELEYFDVLNLLPLSNVRLEFDEEDARNNNLRQRNDPNLKPLEYLESRVVEERSSTRSNATDEEKCKESSTKEGNSPQNIEEFDCQKEETGSLRLFRDNLSLQNAKEELRHEVREDFEDDRDSITYLRNEFVDQRSACSNIKESRYRLDDELVLVGEEQIDRKVEEAEDYKSIWISDTEEQEDMSRRPQVLKVIDSDVTKRRHRSLTIEVGSFKKDEQKNEKFQSNGQESGNCIDLVQSNGKIDEVDGALKNVESVNQEEREANTSVVNARNTSEQKNSQKDGIKGKQTEGRFERIVKETSNIIGKACSVVKGSLGFEARSESSDLGLGSESGSDTRRRSVDDGIDEDHVSNCTDKGLSSKENENQKMHGNLTRSISCVDSIECQPDDDQEFDHVRYKIVKSNMFGKNMYTNARNDVTYEGLIQYLREYSFQELLLDNNVVIIEPVRAETIERKPSNVGKARSEPSCKIAGAIQKKTDAENCQRSCESSNVNAKSPKQSSIRKHFFYHPIRVNRELIDEELPDPDTVKNVRLMFENTLKMKNPSNSTFSRDCKSRKSASMKDLSSIDDSHFDEMSEKVDEATRCSSRAKDLTKLFENMEKSTSSTASVVGCKDELDSPRCESKTRILAQSFEARSGHTSPSDSTSSKNKMNRYHHHHHHHNNWDAGSVSSGVSSDYPDTDPGSGVQCISSEDEEVDCHENDVTESGGSNHYVSPDVLKKIRECGTSVTYYGGKVVNSSNGPLISPVVENRFKCVDGSNDYVKFRLIKSNSCDSRFELTGRLVENHLRHRNRDRAHDLSQYTIAETPSIEITTLDKQEDEDEDGKVRSEDENNRIKEVKREPPVVIGLEPKKEENKEAKDIKLDFKLGELEDAKSDYASRFIGSALNRWQVNENNWRTDDFGKMEFEEFEVLEDSLNGTEGQRLETS, from the exons AGAAGGGGGACGACACGAGGCCAATTCAGCGCAGTCCACGCAGGACCGCAGGAAGCTCTTGAAACGAACAAGGAGCCTTGCGGTGATATCCGAGGACGAATCTCGACACGATCGAGAGGCGCATCACTTCAGGCTCGGGCAATCGACCTTCGATTTGCCTAGGAGGCATCAATTGATTCCACGAGCCAAGCTGATAGATCGCAATTCTTTGAAGGATAG aCTCTGCAAGAGTCAACAGCATCTTTCGGATTCGTACGAACGATTCAACGAGGCTAAATCGTATCACTCGAGATCTGCTTGCGGCCTTCACTCGATTCCTTCGGGACTCCCCTCGTTTCCGGATCCTCTGCACTACACTCGAGGCAATCGGACCGATCCTGATCGATTGAACATCCTCGACTGGCCCGAATCACCCAGACGTTACCGCAGTGTACagtcgttggacaccgttagCGATTTAGTGGACATTGTCGAAGACGGCTGGCCAATCGAAGGAAATCGCAGTATCGATTGCATCTACACTCAG GTGAAACGTAAACGGAAGGAGCACAGGAGCCTGGACAGCATTCTGTTCGAAGACGATGGCGAGCTAGAGTACTTCGACGTTCTGAACCTCTTACCTTTATCAAACGTGCGTTTGGAATTCGACGAGGAGGACGCGCGTAACAATAACCTCCGTCAAAGGAACGACCCAAATCTAAAACCACTGGAATATCTCGAGTCTCGCGTCGTAGAGGAGAGATCATCCACGAGGAGCAACGCTACGGACGaggaaaaatgtaaagaaagCAGCACCAAGGAAGGGAACAGCCCGCAAAACATTGAAGAATTCGATTGTCAAAAAGAAGAAACCGGTTCTTTGCGTCTATTCAGAGATAATTTATCACTGCAGAACGCAAAGGAGGAGCTGCGTCACGAAGTTCGAGAGGATTTCGAGGACGACAGAGACTCGATAACTTACCTTCGAAACGAATTCGTAGACCAAAGATCCGCGTGTTCGAATATCAAAGAGAGTAGATACAGGCTCGATGACGAGCTGGTGCTAGTAGGAGAGGAACAGATCGATCGAAAGGTCGAGGAGGCGGAAGACTATAAATCGATTTGGATCTCGGACACGGAGGAGCAGGAGGACATGTCGCGTAGGCCACAGGTGCTCAAGGTCATCGATAGCGACGTGACCAAGAGGCGACACAGAAGTCTTACCATCGAAGTTGGTTCCTTTAAAAAGGACGAGCAAAAGAACGAGAAGTTTCAGAGTAATGGACAAGAGTCAGGCAATTGTATCGACCTGGTGCAATCGAATGGGAAGATCGACGAGGTTGATGGAGCTCTGAAGAACGTAGAG AGCGTAAACCAGGAAGAACGTGAGGCGAACACGAGCGTGGTGAACGCGAGGAACACTTCCGAGCAGAAAAACTCGCAGAAAGATGGTATTAAGGGAAAACAGACGGAAGGTAGATTCGAGAGGATCGTCAAAGAGACATCGAATATTATCGGGAAGGCTTGTAGCGTAGTGAAAGGAAGCTTAGGTTTCGAGGCACGATCAGAGAGCTCTGATCTGGGTTTAGGATCAGAATCCGGAAGTGACACCAGACGGAGATCCGTCGACGATGGCATCGATGAGGATCACGTGTCTAACTGCACAGACAAGGGATTATCGTCAAAGGAGAACGAGAATCAAAAGATGCACGGTAATCTGACAAGATCGATCAGCTGCGTGGATTCGATCGAGTGTCAGCCGGATGACGATCAGGAGTTCGATCATGTTCGTTACAAGATCGTCAAGTCGAACATGTTCGGCAAGAACATGTACACTAATGCTCGCAATGACGTCACGTACGAAGGATTGATCCAATATCTACGAGAATATTCCTTCCAGGAGCTTCTGTTGGATAATAACGTTGTGATTATAGAACCAGTACGCGCGGAAACCATAGAGCGCAAACCATCCAACGTTGGAAAGGCGAGATCAGAGCCAAGCTGTAAGATAGCAGGAGCTATACAGAAGAAAACGGATGCAGAGAATTGCCAGAGAAGTTGCGAGAGTTCAAATGTCAATGCTAAAAGCCCGAAACAGTCGTCTATCAGGAAGCATTTCTTTTATCATCCTATTAGGGTAAACCGTGAGCTTATCGATGAAGAACTACCTGATCCTGATACCGTAAAAAACGTGAGACTTATGTTTGAGAATACATTGAAGATGAAGAATCCGTCTAATTCGACGTTCTCACGGGATTGTAAGAGCAGGAAGAGTGCTAGTATGAAGGATCTGAGTAGCATTGATGACAGCCATTTTGATGAAATGTCGGAGAAGGTGGATGAGGCTACCAG ATGTTCCAGCAGGGCGAAGGATCTCACGAAACTATTCGAGAACATGGAGAAATCCACATCTTCGACCGCATCGGTGGTTGGATGCAAGGACGAATTAGACAGTCCCCGTTGCGAGTCGAAAACCAGGATTCTGGCACAAAGTTTCGAGGCCAGGAGCGGCCACACATCGCCGAGCGACTCGACTTCCTCCAAGAACAAGATGAACCGTTACCATCACCACCATCATCACCACAATAATTGGGATGCTGGTAGCGTAAGCTCTGGGGTGTCTAGCGATTATCCCGACACTGATCCCGGAAGCGGAGTGCAGTGTATTTCCTCGGAAGATGAGGAAGTCGACTGTCACGAGAACGATGTGACCGAGTCAGGTGGATCGAATCATTACGTATCACCAGACGTTCTTAAAAAGATTCGCGAATGTGGCACGTCAGTCACTTACTATGGCGGCAAAGTGGTAAACTCTAGCAATGGGCCATTAATATCACCAGTAGTGGAAAATAGATTCAAATGCGTCGATGGATCGAACGATTACGTAAAATTCAGGTTGATAAAGAGCAACTCCTGTGACAGCAGATTCGAACTAACTGGAAGACTCGTGGAGAATCATCTGAGGCATCGAAACAGGGACAGAGCTCATGACTTGAGTCAGTATACGATAGCCGAGACACCTAGCATCGAGATCACCACGTTAGACAAGCAAGAAGACGAGGATGAAGATGGGAAGGTGAGATCGGAAGATGAGAATAATAGAATCAAAGAGGTCAAAAGAGAGCCTCCTGTGGTGATCGGTTTAGAGCCTAAAAAAGAGGAGAACAAGGAGGCGAAGGATATTAAGCTGGATTTTAAACTGGGTGAATTGGAGGATGCAAAGTCAGATTACGCTAGCAGATTCATCGGCAGTGCTTTAAATAGGTGGCAGGTCAATGAGAATAATTGGAGAACAGATGATTTTGGAAAAATGGAATTCGAAGAGTTCGAGGTACTCGAGGATAGTTTAAATGGAACTGAGGGTCAACGTTTGGAAACTTCTTGA